The window AACGCCAGGCGCGCTGGGCCGAGGCAATCAGCAGTACCTACTTCCCGCTGTCGCTGCAATTCGACGGCGAGCAGCCCTTCGACGGCCACCTGCAGGTGTGGGACACCCCCAGCAGCCCCGTCAGCCTGTCCCGCCTGCGCTCCAGCACGCTGGGCTATTCGCGCAGCAAGGTGCAAGCCGGCGAAGACCGCGAAGCCTTCTACCTGGTCACCGTGCCCCGCTGTACCGACGTGCATTTCGAACAGGACGGCCGACAGCTGAGCTGCTCCCCTGGCGGCTTCATCGTCGAACGCGGCGACGCGCCCTACCGCTTCCATTACGCTGCCCAGAACGATCTCTGGGTGCTCAAGCTCCCCGAACGTGCGCTCAAGGGCCAACTGCGCGGGCCCGAGCGTTACACCCGCTACTGCTTCGATGCCGAGCGAGGCCTGGGCCGGCTGTTCGTCGAGCAGCTGGCGTTGTGCGCCACCCACTTCGACGCCTGCCCGCCCACCGCCCACCACCTGTTGCTGGAACAGACCCTGTCCATCCTGCTGCTGGCGCTGCAACAGGACGAGCGCGTGCTCAACAGCGAAAGCTCCAGCCTCAGCGCCCTGCACCTGCAACGGGTCGAACAGTTCGTAGCGCAGAACCTGGGCGACCCGAACCTCTCCCCGCAATCCATCGCCAACGCCTGCGGCCTGTCGCTGCGCTACCTGCACAAGCTCTTCGCCGCCACGCCCTACACCTTGGGCGAATGGGTGCGCCAGCAACGCCTGGAAGCCGTGCATCGCCAATTGCGCGACCCGCACTGCCACCTCTCCATCGGCGAACTGGCGTATCACTGGGGTTTCAACGATCAGGCCCAGTTCACTCGGGCCTTCCGCCAGCGGTTCGGCTGCACCGCCCGCGAAGTGCGCGGCGCACACGCCCACTGATCCCGAATGCTGCGAACCACCACGGGGCATTCGCCAGGACAAGCAAGTGCCCCTTCGGGTCGA of the Pseudomonas sp. PSE14 genome contains:
- a CDS encoding helix-turn-helix domain-containing protein, with the translated sequence MPHELSTARWSQHERQARWAEAISSTYFPLSLQFDGEQPFDGHLQVWDTPSSPVSLSRLRSSTLGYSRSKVQAGEDREAFYLVTVPRCTDVHFEQDGRQLSCSPGGFIVERGDAPYRFHYAAQNDLWVLKLPERALKGQLRGPERYTRYCFDAERGLGRLFVEQLALCATHFDACPPTAHHLLLEQTLSILLLALQQDERVLNSESSSLSALHLQRVEQFVAQNLGDPNLSPQSIANACGLSLRYLHKLFAATPYTLGEWVRQQRLEAVHRQLRDPHCHLSIGELAYHWGFNDQAQFTRAFRQRFGCTAREVRGAHAH